Within the Candidatus Reidiella endopervernicosa genome, the region GGTACATCTCTTTGTCGAGCACACCACCTGCGGGCTCTTTATCAATGAGAACGCCGACCCGGACGTAGTCGGTGATCTGCTGCGACGTTTCGAAAAACTGGTGCCCTGGCACGATCCAGCTGACCGTCATGCAGAGGGCAACACCGCCGCACATCTGCGCAGCATCATGACGGGTTGCTCGCTCACTATTCCGGTAGCTCAGGGTCGACTGCTATTGGGAACGTGGCAGGGGATCTATCTGGCCGAGTTTGACGGGCCACGCACGCGCCGAGCGGTCATCTCCACACTCAAATAGTGCGGCAAAAAAAACGCCGGCAGTTGCCAGCGTTTTTTTCAGGCTGAAATTATTAGCCCTGCTGCTGCATTAGATCAGCGAGAGACTGAGAATGCCTTCCATCTTCTCTGCGGTCTCAGACTTACCGGTACGGCTATCACCGACCAGCGCGATGGTAATATTGACCTCCTCAACGTTACCACCCAGACGATCTCGTTTCTCTCGACCACACTGCTTGATCAGATGGATCAGATCCTGACCAAGACGCACTGGAGCGACCTGCTCAACATCATCACGATCGCCATAGCCACAGCGCGTCAGATCCTCGTCACTGTTGCCACTGTAGACACCCGCCATCAGCTGACTGTGGGCGACACCGACGCGCATCTCGCCACGATCGGCCAGCGCCTTCATCTCGCCAATAAACTGCCCCTCATTCTCTTTGTACTTCTCGTAGAGATCGGGATGCAGCACGGTGCCATCGTTATCGACCAGCAGTGGGAAGGGGTTGGCCCAGTAGCTACTCTCCTTGGCACCGCGATGGGTCTTGGTGCTACCCGCTGCCACACGCTCACCAAGGCGGAAATGTTCAATCGCCGTCTCTACCGACATATTAGTATCGACAGTGCACTCACCCTCTTCTATAAGAGCGAAATTATTCATATAGAGCAGCGCATCGAGCACATGCCCCTGCGCTACCTCAGCCTCATCGGTTACCGGCACAATCTGGCGGGCGTTTGAACCCGTCTCCTTGTTGTAGCCGACCTCCTGTCCAATCATCTTGGTCTTGGCGTGCTCACTAAAACCATCCAGACAGGCAAAGGCTCCGGTCTCGGTACCAAAGAACATCAAACGGGCCAGGTTATCATCGCCCTTCTCCAGCGCTACTCGGCCCATGTCGTCGGCCTTAACCACCATTTCAGCAATATAGGGCTCACCCTCGCCATCAAAACGGACCACGTTACGCGTACAACCGCAATGCAGCGGCATCTCGCCATTACGGATCGCGAGCACATTGTGCAGGGTCAGAATCGGCTTCTTCGAATAGCCAAAATACTTCAGCTCATCGCGATCGGGCACCATGCCGATCAGCATCTGGTTCTTCTCATCCCAGAAGTAACCGAGGTCGTTATCACCCGCATTGGGATCACCGAAGATGAAGATACCGTCGGGACGGCGGTTACTCTTGATCTCATCAATACTGGCGAAGGGGAAGAGATTAAGCAGACCTGGTTCCATCTCAATCGAGCCACGTGACTTATTGATATAGGCAACGATAAGCGAACGACCTACCTGCAACGGCACTGATACCCACTCCTTGGCAACAAAATTACTTTCGTTGAAGGGGTTGTAGTCGAGCTCGTAGAAAGGATTGGCACGTTTGTTCGAGGGGGTTGAGTAGTCGACACCGGTTTTGATATCGGCTGCGATGGTCAGTGGCACATGGGCCAGTGAAGTGTAATCGGCAGGTAGATTGAGATAGTGACCCGAAATCTCGCCAGCGGTTACGTTGGGAGTTGCATCCATACCCCAGGTACGACGAACACCAACCTCGAGCCCTACCTTCTGCATCAGCTGACGGCGCGTTTCAAGAATCAGGTCGGAGAGTGCCTGGCTCTTCTCGGTGACTTTGTCTTTAACGGTATCGGGTGTTTCAGAACCGCTTGAGACAACGGCGTTCTGCAGACGTACCAGACGCGAGTAGGCAGTACTGCGGAAGTGGTGATAGGCGCCATCTAGAAAACGTACTAGCGCCCTCGCCTTCTCCAGCTGCTCTGAATCCGTCGGTGCAGGCTCATCAAGCAGCGCTACGATCTCAGTAATGCCAACATGTTCGATAAAACCAATCTTCTGTTGCGCCTCAGAGCGTTGGCGCTCATCGCGTCCCTGCAGCTCACGAATGAACTCCATCTTGTAGATGTTGAGGTACTTGGCAAAGGCGAGGCTCTTGAGCAGCTGTGCAGGCGTGCTACAGCCGTCACGGATTTCGAGGATCTGTTCCATAACGATTATGTCTTTGTCTTGTTTGAGTTATTCGGGCGCAGCCAATTGGCTGGCATCGATTATTTGGAAAACGCCATTATACCCGTCACACTAGGGCGTAACTATACCCCCAGGGGGTAATTGGATTGATAGGCCCATAACTGTGAATCATCAGACGTCCTACTGATTTTCTCTATTAATTACAACAAGGTAAGCAAGATGAGTACTCCTGAAGAAGCCGATAAAAACTTTAGAGATGAGCATCTCGCTGAACACTTCGCCGTCATCTACGCACCGCGCCGCAAACGCGATCGTTACCCGGAGAATACCGTCGAACTCTTCCCTAGCGAGTCCACAGCGATGGATAGCGCTGACGCGAACCAAAAACGCTACCCCGCCTGTGTGCGCGGCCCTTTTCGCTCATCCGAAGGGTTGCGTCTCTTCTATCTGATTCGCTGGCTCGACTAACCAGTTACCACCAGCCCTATCAAAGCTGGGTTTGTGAACCATGCACACCACAGACGTGACCCATCCCCCATCTTCTGCGGTCTCTTCTCGCTAGAGTCTCTTCTGACAGACTAGATAAGCACTCAAGCGGGAGTCACCATGTTCAAAACCAATTACAAACTAGCCACCCTTGCTGCCACCTTTTCAATGCTATTACTGACTGGCTGCAATAGCGGTAGTAGTTCAGGTAACAGCGCCGCCGCTGGCAGTATGACTCTTGGTATTACCGATGCCCCCGTCGATGGCGCAGAGTCGGTCATCATCGAGTTCACCGGTGTGGAGATTCAACCTGAATCGGGGGAACTGATCTCGATTACATACGACGCCCCAAGAAGCATCGACCTACTGGCGTTACAGGGTGGCCTTCGTGACCTACTGCTTGATGGAGAGAGCCTGCCTGCTGGTCAATACAGCTGGATTCGACTGATGATCAACGCCGAGGCCGACAACATCTTCGACTCCTACATCGTGATTGGTGGCAACCAGTATGAACTCGACATACCCAGCGGGGCGCAGACAGGCCTAAAGCTGAACCGAAGTTTTGAAGTACCTGAGGGAATGTCGGTCGATCTGACCATCGACTTCGATCTGCGAAAATCGATCCATATGCCCAGCTCTGGAACCGATTACAAACTAAGGCCTACACTTCGTAGTGTGGCAACGCCCGATTCGGGGATAATCAGCGGCACCATCGATCCAACACTGATACCGACCGAACGTTGCGCCGAGGATGCCGTCTACGCGATCTACCTCTTCCAGGGGCCCGCTGCCGTTATTGACGATCTCGCTGTCGATGGTGACGAGGCACCCGATCCAATCATTACCGTTAATGTTGATCTCGATGTCAGCAGCGGTAACTACAGCTTTACCATTCCCTATCTGGAACCCAACAGCTACACCGTTACGGCCACCTGCAGTGCGCAGCTCGATGAACCCGACCAAAACGACTCTGAGTTGATGGGTTTCTACGGAACCACCGACGTGGTGGTTACCGCTGGTGAGGCGGGCACCATCAACTTCACCGAGAGCTCGGTCGCGCCACTCTGAGTAGGTTCGGTATGAACCACATGCCAAATTCAGCCACCGGCCTCATCCACTGAAGCAGACGTGAGAAAGACATCGGCTAGATCAAGTAGTAGGCGGCTAGCTGCAGTAACAACAGACTGAATAGCCCGGCTAGTAGATCATCAAGCATGATGCCTAGACCGCCCGCTACCTTTCTGTCGATGGTACGAATCGGCCACGGCTTGAGGATGTCGAAAATTCGGAACAGAACAAAACCGACCACCATCCAGAGCCAACCAGGCGGTGCTGCAATCATCGTCACCAGATAACCGACGATCTCATCCCAGACGATACCGGGATGATCGTGTACACCAAGATCATCAGCGGTTCGGGTACAGATCGGGATTCCAACCAGAAACAGCGCTGCCGTCAGCAACAGGTAGAGGTTTGCATCGAGCTGCAACATCAACAGGTAGAT harbors:
- a CDS encoding phosphatidylglycerophosphatase A gives rise to the protein MAINTFRSRSSGATPVTPFRNLTHLLACGFGSGAAPVAPGTFGTVAAIPIYLLMLQLDANLYLLLTAALFLVGIPICTRTADDLGVHDHPGIVWDEIVGYLVTMIAAPPGWLWMVVGFVLFRIFDILKPWPIRTIDRKVAGGLGIMLDDLLAGLFSLLLLQLAAYYLI
- a CDS encoding secondary thiamine-phosphate synthase enzyme YjbQ, which gives rise to MTHQTISITTPAHQSMVEITREVNANISKLGVDDGVVHLFVEHTTCGLFINENADPDVVGDLLRRFEKLVPWHDPADRHAEGNTAAHLRSIMTGCSLTIPVAQGRLLLGTWQGIYLAEFDGPRTRRAVISTLK
- a CDS encoding DUF4382 domain-containing protein translates to MFKTNYKLATLAATFSMLLLTGCNSGSSSGNSAAAGSMTLGITDAPVDGAESVIIEFTGVEIQPESGELISITYDAPRSIDLLALQGGLRDLLLDGESLPAGQYSWIRLMINAEADNIFDSYIVIGGNQYELDIPSGAQTGLKLNRSFEVPEGMSVDLTIDFDLRKSIHMPSSGTDYKLRPTLRSVATPDSGIISGTIDPTLIPTERCAEDAVYAIYLFQGPAAVIDDLAVDGDEAPDPIITVNVDLDVSSGNYSFTIPYLEPNSYTVTATCSAQLDEPDQNDSELMGFYGTTDVVVTAGEAGTINFTESSVAPL